A single Providencia manganoxydans DNA region contains:
- a CDS encoding ornithine decarboxylase — MQKINVACSQGVAIYFSGDFQWVDIRDAQLNNIAAVVLSEQDANQGLWKRVADSKLSIPLFIISDKQLPNDIKIPPYLTGILPPAPAERTENSRQLFDAATRYLEQLLPPFFARMMDYAAGHNVTFACPGHQGGQFFRRHPTGEQFYQFYGENLFRTDLCNADVAMGDLLIHEGAAKEAQKFAAKVFNADKTYFVLNGTSSSNKVVLNALLTPGDLVLFDRNNHKSNHHGALIQAGATPVYLETARNPFGFIGGIDAHCFEESYLRGLIDDVMPEKSATARPFRLAVIQLGTYDGTVYNAKQVVDKIGHLCDYILFDSAWVGYEQFIPMMRQCSPLLLELNENDPGIMVTQSVHKQLAGFSQASQIHKKDNHIKGQPRFVSHKKLNNAFMMHASTSPFYPLFASLDVNARIHQGDAGEMMWMECVKQGIEVRKAIINHCNYFRPFIPELVDDKPWQTYPTEQIASDQRFFNFIPKQRWHAFDGYAENQYFVDPCKLMLTTPGIDAQTGEYEAFGVPATILAHFLREHGVIPEKCDLNSILFLLTPAESQEKLDLLVMHLIRFEQFLDEDALLEDVLPSVYQRYQQHYQGYTLRRLCQEMHQLSVEYNIKQLQKEMFRRQHFPTVKMNPQQAHLEFIRGNVELLPLSELEGRIAAEGALPYPPGVLCVVPGEVWEGPVLRYFQALEAGINLLPGFAPELQGVYLPKTEDGQKRVYAHVLK, encoded by the coding sequence ATGCAAAAAATTAATGTGGCATGTAGTCAGGGGGTCGCAATCTACTTTTCGGGGGATTTCCAATGGGTAGATATTCGCGATGCACAGTTAAACAATATTGCTGCTGTTGTGCTATCCGAACAGGATGCCAATCAAGGGCTGTGGAAAAGAGTTGCTGATAGCAAACTCAGTATTCCACTGTTTATCATTAGTGATAAACAGCTCCCTAATGATATTAAAATTCCTCCCTATTTAACGGGAATTTTACCGCCGGCACCTGCTGAGCGTACAGAAAATAGTCGCCAATTATTTGATGCCGCAACGCGCTATCTTGAACAATTATTACCTCCATTTTTTGCACGAATGATGGATTATGCCGCAGGTCATAACGTTACTTTTGCTTGTCCTGGCCATCAAGGCGGGCAATTTTTCCGTCGCCACCCAACGGGCGAACAGTTTTATCAGTTTTATGGGGAAAATTTGTTTCGCACTGATTTATGTAATGCTGATGTGGCGATGGGAGATTTATTAATTCACGAAGGTGCAGCAAAAGAAGCACAAAAATTTGCTGCAAAAGTATTCAATGCAGACAAAACCTATTTTGTACTAAATGGGACTTCCTCATCCAATAAGGTGGTACTTAATGCCTTATTAACACCGGGTGATTTGGTACTGTTTGATCGTAATAATCATAAATCTAACCACCATGGCGCCTTAATTCAGGCGGGGGCAACACCTGTATATTTAGAGACCGCTCGTAACCCGTTTGGTTTTATCGGTGGAATTGATGCACACTGCTTTGAAGAAAGCTATTTGCGTGGACTCATTGATGATGTAATGCCAGAAAAGAGTGCTACTGCGCGCCCATTCCGCTTGGCGGTGATCCAATTGGGGACTTACGATGGCACTGTATATAATGCAAAGCAAGTAGTCGATAAAATCGGTCACCTTTGTGACTACATTTTATTTGATTCAGCATGGGTCGGTTATGAGCAATTCATTCCAATGATGCGTCAATGTTCACCATTATTATTGGAACTGAATGAAAATGATCCTGGCATTATGGTGACTCAGTCGGTACATAAACAGTTAGCAGGGTTCTCTCAAGCATCACAAATTCATAAGAAAGATAATCATATAAAGGGGCAACCGCGTTTTGTGTCCCATAAAAAGCTCAATAATGCATTTATGATGCATGCATCAACCAGCCCATTTTATCCGTTGTTTGCTTCTCTTGATGTCAATGCTCGTATACATCAAGGGGATGCGGGTGAAATGATGTGGATGGAGTGCGTTAAGCAAGGGATTGAGGTGAGAAAAGCGATTATTAACCACTGTAACTATTTCAGGCCATTTATACCTGAACTAGTGGATGATAAGCCATGGCAAACCTATCCAACAGAGCAAATAGCCTCTGATCAGCGCTTTTTTAATTTCATACCTAAACAGCGTTGGCATGCATTTGATGGTTATGCAGAAAATCAATATTTTGTGGATCCATGTAAATTAATGCTCACCACGCCAGGTATTGATGCTCAAACTGGTGAGTATGAAGCTTTTGGTGTTCCTGCCACTATATTGGCGCATTTTTTGCGCGAACATGGCGTGATCCCTGAAAAATGCGATTTGAATTCAATTCTATTTTTACTGACCCCCGCAGAAAGCCAAGAAAAGCTTGATTTATTGGTGATGCATTTGATTCGTTTTGAACAGTTTCTAGATGAAGATGCATTATTAGAGGATGTATTGCCGTCAGTTTATCAACGCTATCAACAGCATTATCAAGGTTATACTCTGCGTCGCTTATGTCAGGAAATGCATCAATTAAGCGTTGAATATAATATTAAACAGCTACAAAAAGAGATGTTTCGCAGGCAGCATTTTCCTACGGTGAAAATGAATCCGCAGCAAGCTCACCTTGAGTTTATTCGTGGCAATGTGGAGTTGTTACCATTATCCGAGTTAGAAGGCCGTATTGCTGCCGAAGGTGCGTTACCCTATCCTCCGGGTGTATTATGCGTAGTTCCCGGTGAAGTGTGGGAAGGGCCAGTATTGCGTTATTTCCAAGCTTTAGAAGCAGGGATCAATTTACTCCCCGGTTTTGCGCCTGAGTTACAAGGGGTCTATCTTCCAAAAACAGAAGATGGACAAAAGCGTGTTTATGCGCATGTTTTAAAATAA
- a CDS encoding nucleoside hydrolase: MAKKIILDCDPGHDDAIALLLAYGNPEIDLLAVTTVAGNQTLEKVTHNALAVAEMAKIQGIPFAAGASRPLVREIEVAPDIHGDSGLDGPKLPEPTLMLESCHAVELIIKLIMSHPPKTITLVPTGALTNIALAARLEPRIVERVKEVVLMGGGYHVGNWSAVAEFNIKIDPEAAHIVFNEKWPLTMVGLDLTHQALATPDIVANITEVGTDCSQFVIELLAFFGRMYKQAQGFDAPPVHDPCAVAYVIDPTVMTTQRVPVDIELTGTLTLGMTVADFRHPAPDDCHTQVAVKLDHAKFWQLVVDALKNIR, encoded by the coding sequence ATGGCAAAAAAAATTATTCTTGATTGCGATCCGGGGCATGATGATGCAATCGCACTTCTCTTGGCCTACGGTAATCCTGAAATTGACTTACTAGCGGTTACCACAGTAGCGGGTAATCAGACTCTGGAAAAAGTAACCCATAATGCGCTAGCTGTGGCTGAAATGGCGAAAATCCAAGGTATCCCTTTTGCTGCGGGAGCTTCTCGGCCATTAGTGCGTGAAATAGAGGTGGCTCCAGATATTCACGGCGATTCTGGTTTAGATGGCCCAAAACTGCCTGAGCCGACATTGATGTTGGAAAGTTGCCATGCTGTCGAGTTAATTATTAAACTTATCATGTCACATCCACCTAAAACCATTACCTTAGTACCAACAGGTGCATTGACTAATATTGCGCTTGCGGCAAGGCTTGAGCCCCGTATTGTCGAAAGGGTCAAAGAAGTAGTTTTGATGGGGGGCGGGTATCATGTCGGTAATTGGAGCGCTGTCGCGGAATTTAATATTAAGATTGACCCTGAAGCGGCACATATTGTTTTCAATGAAAAATGGCCATTAACGATGGTTGGACTCGACTTAACTCACCAAGCATTAGCAACCCCCGATATTGTCGCGAATATCACCGAAGTGGGAACGGATTGCTCTCAATTTGTGATCGAATTATTAGCGTTTTTTGGCAGGATGTATAAACAGGCTCAAGGTTTCGATGCTCCTCCAGTACATGATCCCTGCGCTGTTGCTTATGTTATTGACCCAACGGTAATGACGACGCAGCGTGTACCGGTAGATATTGAACTAACAGGGACATTAACATTAGGCATGACAGTCGCTGATTTTCGTCATCCTGCACCCGATGATTGCCATACTCAAGTTGCAGTTAAACTCGATCATGCTAAATTTTGGCAGCTGGTGGTCGATGCATTAAAGAATATTCGATAA
- a CDS encoding DUF6882 domain-containing protein yields MDQQLENMPYAALIERSMNSLQYKNQFHCDNWKLDEANWSVDQEQGTIIFQAPDNIVVTAPVQITGTYDQNQGSWMWGWANSSIEEPLIRDALAVQEFGERHGYEPLTEAICEIDEIEAWQYAALACELNQQQGVYRGVSGNVLIFMTFGEISVRRMSAD; encoded by the coding sequence ATGGATCAACAACTAGAAAATATGCCTTATGCTGCATTAATCGAGCGCAGCATGAATTCTTTACAATATAAAAATCAATTTCATTGCGATAACTGGAAACTTGATGAAGCGAATTGGTCTGTTGATCAAGAGCAGGGGACAATCATATTTCAAGCCCCAGACAATATAGTGGTTACAGCGCCTGTACAAATAACTGGTACTTATGATCAAAACCAAGGTAGCTGGATGTGGGGGTGGGCAAATAGCTCAATTGAAGAGCCGCTTATTCGAGATGCTCTGGCAGTGCAGGAATTTGGTGAGCGCCATGGTTATGAGCCTTTAACTGAAGCAATTTGTGAAATTGATGAAATTGAAGCATGGCAATATGCTGCTTTGGCTTGTGAATTAAATCAGCAACAAGGTGTGTATCGTGGGGTTTCAGGTAATGTATTGATTTTTATGACTTTCGGTGAGATTTCGGTACGGCGAATGAGTGCTGATTAA
- a CDS encoding prepilin peptidase, translating to MDSFLAWYYPILFLIIGACIGSFINVVIYRYPIIMLQDKNKPEKISLFYPASHCTSCNKKILKTDNIPIISWLLRKGECRHCGSTYSIKYLITEAVFSVVYLSVFILFYPQYGINSTICILVIFSYLYCIFFIDLKHFLIPDIMTIPLIILGFISAWYNFIPITIMESVIGSIVIFTIIFITGFLFKYFRGIDAIGFGDYKLFAVGGAWCGIFHIQYLIIFSSIFGIIFYIINKKANICSTKNISYLDDIIEIKDKVIPFGPSICLSIILNVLIIFYLPYKV from the coding sequence ATGGATTCTTTCTTAGCTTGGTATTACCCAATTTTATTTTTAATTATAGGTGCTTGTATTGGTAGTTTTATCAATGTTGTGATCTATAGATATCCTATAATAATGTTACAGGATAAAAATAAACCGGAAAAAATCTCGTTATTTTATCCCGCTTCTCACTGTACTAGTTGCAATAAAAAAATATTAAAAACTGATAATATTCCTATTATTAGCTGGTTATTAAGAAAAGGTGAATGCCGCCACTGTGGCTCTACATATTCAATCAAATATTTAATCACTGAGGCTGTTTTCAGTGTTGTTTACCTATCTGTTTTTATACTTTTCTATCCTCAGTATGGTATAAATTCAACTATATGTATTTTAGTCATTTTTAGTTATTTATATTGCATTTTTTTCATTGACCTAAAGCATTTTTTAATTCCGGATATAATGACAATACCTCTAATTATTTTGGGGTTTATTTCTGCATGGTATAATTTCATACCTATCACAATCATGGAATCAGTGATTGGCTCAATTGTTATATTTACTATTATTTTTATAACAGGTTTTTTATTTAAATATTTCCGTGGTATTGATGCTATAGGATTCGGAGACTATAAACTATTTGCTGTTGGCGGTGCATGGTGTGGTATTTTCCATATTCAATATCTCATTATTTTTTCTTCTATTTTTGGTATTATTTTCTATATCATTAATAAAAAAGCCAATATATGCTCTACTAAAAACATTAGTTACCTAGACGATATCATCGAAATAAAAGATAAAGTTATTCCGTTTGGCCCATCAATTTGCTTGTCAATCATACTGAATGTTCTAATTATTTTTTATCTTCCTTATAAGGTTTAA
- a CDS encoding type II secretion system F family protein: MRKFSKKQRLYMYKFCADMIQANLPLYDSILKLKEEGLAILGKSFVKKIDALLNRMTSGESISYAFEPYIPKEELSLIYSSEKSGALAEGFEGLIDIITYKDMLSAKIKKALAFPIIMICLSLVVIAGYSVKVFPAFEKVLPSNRWPGVTSSLYNFGLSLVDGLWINILISAVVVYFLINFLLANVKGKIRDDILDRVIPFSIYKKVNAAVLMTSIASMLQNRIPIQEALNIISLNANKWLLYHVTIMSKNMSTGLNYGDALNTGIFDKQVLLNISLYSSLPSFYDVLNSVSEITKKNILMKIEGLANGLKSFSTLVLGGCVIWVFIALFSLSDQLSKMSAM, from the coding sequence TTGAGAAAATTCAGTAAAAAACAGCGTTTATATATGTATAAATTCTGTGCCGATATGATACAAGCTAATCTACCTCTTTATGATTCAATACTTAAGCTTAAAGAAGAAGGTCTTGCTATTTTAGGTAAGAGTTTTGTAAAAAAAATTGATGCGTTATTAAATCGCATGACATCTGGCGAATCAATTAGCTATGCTTTTGAGCCATACATACCTAAAGAAGAATTAAGTTTAATTTATTCATCTGAAAAATCGGGTGCCTTAGCGGAAGGTTTTGAAGGCCTAATAGATATAATAACCTACAAAGATATGCTCAGCGCTAAAATAAAAAAAGCATTAGCATTTCCTATCATTATGATATGCCTATCATTAGTGGTTATTGCAGGTTATTCAGTTAAAGTTTTCCCTGCATTTGAAAAAGTACTCCCATCAAATCGATGGCCGGGTGTGACAAGCTCTCTTTATAACTTCGGATTATCCTTAGTCGATGGGTTATGGATTAATATTTTAATTTCCGCTGTTGTTGTTTATTTTTTAATTAATTTCCTTTTAGCTAATGTTAAAGGAAAAATAAGAGATGATATACTGGATAGGGTTATTCCGTTCTCTATATATAAAAAAGTTAATGCCGCTGTATTAATGACAAGCATCGCATCTATGCTACAAAACAGAATCCCCATCCAAGAAGCATTGAATATTATTTCATTAAATGCAAATAAGTGGCTCTTATATCATGTCACAATCATGAGCAAGAATATGTCTACAGGCTTAAATTATGGTGACGCCTTAAATACAGGGATATTTGATAAACAAGTATTATTAAATATAAGTTTATATTCATCGTTACCCTCATTCTATGATGTTCTTAACTCCGTATCAGAAATAACAAAAAAGAATATTCTAATGAAAATAGAAGGTTTAGCCAATGGATTAAAAAGTTTTTCTACACTGGTACTAGGTGGATGCGTTATTTGGGTCTTTATTGCATTATTTTCATTATCTGATCAACTTTCTAAAATGTCTGCTATGTAG
- a CDS encoding ATPase, T2SS/T4P/T4SS family, whose translation MSGVLLLDEPIYFQIIERDSLQIKAKKIAKSSKVQLELEQLLTQATAAGASDLHITRGDILSQIEFRINGELRLHSQMRSKQCDELVFVLYNVEATTKETTWNRQIPQSANILYTLNKKKYRFRYAHFPIFGESADCYHCVLRIISADIDKVVNPSLDKTGFSPEEISDVKKILSNPYGVYFIAGTTGSGKSTTLKTVMEWLQINRYDDKGCFLTVEDPVEYYIYGAKQSSVLDVNGGGFHAAIKSALRRDPDVLMIGEIRDTVSSNALAGAVESGHYCFTTVHAGSIVTLLQRLSALGITGDKLSTPGFIAGLQCQKLMPLVCPKCCNTKIVPILNRDVSIHIKNNDGCEYCNYTGIKGRKLIAEYMLPKQDELIAISKSNWLEAYILWRKKRLTHPGMSEGFSIKEKTMAFVIKGYICYEWFTHEFGELSTEDMEVIFEKIQ comes from the coding sequence ATTTCTGGGGTTTTACTTTTAGATGAGCCTATTTATTTCCAGATTATTGAGCGCGATTCACTACAAATAAAAGCTAAAAAAATCGCAAAATCAAGTAAAGTTCAACTTGAATTGGAGCAGCTTCTCACTCAAGCTACTGCTGCTGGAGCAAGTGATTTACATATCACACGAGGTGATATTCTATCGCAAATAGAATTTAGAATTAATGGTGAGCTGCGTCTGCACTCTCAAATGCGCTCCAAACAGTGTGATGAACTTGTTTTTGTACTTTATAATGTTGAAGCTACAACAAAAGAGACCACATGGAATAGGCAAATTCCACAAAGTGCTAATATTTTATATACATTAAATAAGAAAAAATACCGTTTTCGCTATGCCCACTTCCCTATATTTGGTGAGTCAGCAGATTGCTATCATTGTGTATTACGTATTATTTCAGCCGATATTGATAAAGTTGTTAATCCAAGTTTAGATAAAACAGGCTTTTCGCCTGAAGAAATTTCTGATGTCAAAAAAATACTCAGCAATCCATATGGTGTTTATTTTATCGCAGGTACAACCGGTTCAGGAAAATCAACAACGCTGAAGACGGTCATGGAGTGGTTACAAATTAATCGATATGATGATAAAGGTTGTTTTCTAACTGTTGAAGATCCTGTCGAATATTATATATATGGCGCAAAACAAAGCTCAGTGCTTGACGTTAATGGCGGGGGATTTCATGCCGCGATTAAATCTGCATTACGTAGAGATCCAGATGTATTAATGATTGGTGAAATTCGTGATACCGTTTCATCAAACGCACTAGCTGGTGCCGTTGAGAGTGGACATTATTGTTTTACGACAGTGCATGCAGGTAGCATAGTCACTCTACTTCAGCGCCTTAGTGCTCTAGGTATTACAGGCGATAAGCTTTCTACTCCCGGTTTTATTGCCGGCTTGCAATGTCAAAAGCTCATGCCACTAGTGTGCCCTAAGTGTTGTAATACAAAAATAGTTCCTATTCTAAATAGAGACGTTTCTATTCATATTAAAAATAATGATGGTTGTGAATACTGCAATTACACTGGCATCAAAGGTAGGAAATTAATTGCCGAATATATGCTACCAAAACAAGATGAATTAATTGCCATTTCAAAAAGTAATTGGCTTGAAGCTTATATTTTGTGGAGAAAGAAACGCCTTACTCATCCAGGAATGAGCGAAGGGTTTTCTATTAAAGAAAAAACGATGGCATTTGTGATAAAAGGCTATATATGTTACGAGTGGTTTACTCATGAATTTGGTGAGCTAAGCACTGAAGATATGGAGGTAATTTTTGAGAAAATTCAGTAA
- a CDS encoding type II and III secretion system protein codes for MNKSLILFCIVLLQGCSSFYTEKYSKNNLFQFDDKIKGINQAKQKPFSQYDEPYLGEEVNYTPEQKRVLEQPVNIDSFSPVDISVVLNMLAEQTGLTYKLLTEINSDGNTEQNVSYNDDMYSNNTQDTHRIKFDGKLSEFISYISNLYDINIELNNENILQASKYKNYAIKLDFYGQDSQYETSLNVSSNEGTSGSGFSGSSTTKFTSSFWSDIEKLASNNISSGIYTIFKDASILTFTGKNSEYRTLKSIVDEYQKSNAKQFVVSYKIYILDKTKVDRIGTELGFQFSKSGTTIGINNGILDKLAGDINISSDFSGGDNPKFKLGAQLDAIYSLTGKEILQSGTFITKNNIPIPLNMTSSHHYVSGRAKTINNNSESIDTQITTDKVTVGTSFIITPRIMSDGNIEIVSGFTKSTLDSMKSFGDKSDEVMLPAVSSVEMFNTSLMRPGSISVVSEFDVNEMGDDSQLGVFSFLVNSNNKNNTTVMIIGIDYYNSKPGYYE; via the coding sequence ATGAATAAATCACTAATTTTATTTTGCATCGTATTGCTACAGGGATGTAGCTCATTTTATACTGAGAAATATAGCAAAAATAATTTATTTCAGTTTGATGATAAAATTAAAGGTATCAATCAGGCAAAGCAAAAACCATTTTCTCAATATGATGAACCCTATTTAGGTGAGGAAGTTAACTATACACCGGAACAAAAGCGTGTACTAGAGCAACCAGTCAATATCGATAGTTTTTCACCGGTAGACATTAGTGTCGTCCTTAATATGCTAGCAGAACAAACAGGGCTAACCTATAAGCTATTAACAGAAATTAATAGTGATGGTAATACAGAACAAAATGTGAGTTATAATGATGATATGTACTCTAACAACACTCAAGATACACATCGAATAAAATTCGATGGAAAATTATCAGAGTTTATCTCTTACATCTCAAATCTTTACGATATCAACATAGAGTTAAATAATGAAAATATATTGCAAGCTAGCAAATATAAAAATTACGCTATAAAATTAGATTTTTATGGTCAAGATAGCCAATATGAAACGAGCTTAAATGTCAGTTCCAATGAAGGTACTTCTGGTTCAGGATTTTCAGGTAGCTCTACGACTAAGTTCACCTCCTCATTTTGGAGTGATATTGAAAAACTTGCTTCAAACAATATATCAAGTGGAATTTATACAATATTTAAGGATGCTTCGATATTAACATTCACAGGAAAAAACTCAGAATATCGAACACTAAAATCAATTGTTGATGAATATCAAAAATCAAATGCAAAACAGTTTGTAGTTAGTTACAAAATATATATTCTAGATAAAACAAAAGTTGATAGAATAGGCACTGAACTAGGTTTTCAATTTAGTAAAAGTGGTACAACAATTGGTATTAATAATGGGATCCTCGATAAACTAGCAGGAGATATTAATATATCATCTGATTTTAGTGGTGGAGATAATCCTAAGTTCAAGTTAGGCGCTCAGCTTGATGCAATATATTCTTTAACAGGAAAGGAAATTTTACAAAGTGGAACCTTTATCACTAAAAATAACATCCCTATTCCATTAAATATGACAAGTTCACATCATTATGTTTCTGGAAGAGCAAAAACAATCAATAATAATTCTGAATCTATCGATACACAAATTACTACCGATAAAGTCACTGTAGGAACGAGTTTTATTATAACACCAAGAATTATGTCTGATGGGAACATCGAAATAGTTAGTGGCTTTACAAAAAGTACGTTAGATAGTATGAAATCATTTGGAGATAAAAGTGATGAAGTTATGCTTCCCGCAGTATCTTCAGTGGAGATGTTTAACACCTCTCTGATGCGACCAGGTAGCATTAGTGTTGTTAGTGAGTTTGATGTGAATGAAATGGGTGATGATTCACAACTTGGTGTTTTTTCATTCCTTGTAAATAGTAATAACAAAAACAATACCACAGTCATGATCATTGGTATTGATTATTATAACAGTAAACCAGGCTATTATGAATAA
- a CDS encoding TcpQ domain-containing protein: MNKKIIGCFIILSWIPLGNTEELLTIENPKSSLFSKNDTINLNEPKDKKLLFSNENTKPVKVTPDLFLKENNLLSQQIEIWAEPKGYKLLWKAQRDYLIFKDIYIHGKDNIEVLSHLGDLLASQNYNLNIKFYKRNNVLVVDEN, encoded by the coding sequence ATGAACAAGAAGATAATAGGCTGCTTTATTATTTTATCGTGGATCCCACTAGGAAATACTGAAGAATTGCTAACAATAGAAAACCCTAAATCAAGCCTGTTTTCTAAAAATGACACTATAAATTTAAATGAACCTAAAGATAAGAAATTACTATTTAGTAATGAAAATACAAAACCAGTAAAAGTGACACCTGATCTTTTTCTTAAAGAAAACAACCTCCTCAGCCAACAAATAGAGATATGGGCTGAACCTAAAGGGTACAAGCTATTATGGAAGGCTCAGCGTGACTATCTTATTTTTAAAGATATATATATACATGGCAAAGATAATATAGAAGTACTTAGCCACCTAGGTGATCTTCTCGCCTCTCAAAATTATAATTTAAACATAAAATTTTATAAAAGAAATAACGTACTCGTTGTTGATGAGAATTAA
- a CDS encoding type II secretion system protein: protein MKLNRGFTLLEMIIVISIIGLVMLAAAHYLKKMADEKKRQITTDGIVSEMFNFNHFVQSHYIEIENNETGELNQILNPLYDKNNNSIYSKRNTNNVNANISKENYLNWASENNQEQDRNYFIDKRCIKNTTEISSGMSMTQDFLKCTLDSSIKTSEFSLERVDMIGNANNRDITRIDYFLTYTPFDGQKEAAEFETYTSNFINSFNQKALAYDQASIIERNTKSPADWELMKITGTDVALQLGESITQLDQFKKNKTYGIRFSFYMNEGVYLKSDGSVSAEKLCWSEKTKALGPCLKPYNTADDQKNKLVLVSGALDKNEQAPGLCWSKNENKIVSCLGMKKESSLDDPSLYLTEFSEDGTEKAGTLIAKVITENQYLNKSKQTGKYEYVDEYRTPVEVVYLDFTGQRPPVETSYEADPFGDEDNIVFKQQECPIHPKDKSKKLYPRLAASISSIVAIQDSSGKFEGVDLSTPSQSRKNTRLENQGVMGNIIIQVNKNNENWVISASTSASNGKDINNYISPKSLSIIAMMWCSSMPQDD from the coding sequence ATGAAGTTAAATCGTGGATTCACACTTCTAGAAATGATAATTGTTATTTCTATTATCGGTCTTGTCATGCTCGCCGCTGCTCATTATTTAAAAAAAATGGCAGACGAAAAAAAACGCCAAATAACAACTGATGGCATTGTATCTGAGATGTTCAATTTTAATCATTTTGTACAGAGTCATTATATTGAAATAGAAAACAATGAAACAGGAGAGTTAAATCAGATACTCAACCCGCTATACGATAAAAATAACAATTCGATTTATAGCAAAAGAAATACTAACAATGTAAATGCAAATATAAGTAAAGAGAATTATTTAAATTGGGCTTCTGAAAATAATCAAGAACAAGATAGAAATTATTTTATTGATAAAAGATGTATAAAAAATACAACAGAAATATCCTCGGGTATGAGTATGACTCAGGATTTTTTAAAATGCACATTGGATAGTAGTATAAAAACGAGTGAGTTTTCTCTAGAGCGTGTTGATATGATTGGTAATGCAAACAATAGAGACATAACTCGAATAGATTATTTTTTAACCTATACTCCGTTTGATGGGCAAAAAGAAGCGGCGGAATTCGAAACATACACAAGTAATTTTATTAATTCTTTCAATCAGAAAGCACTTGCATACGATCAAGCCAGTATCATCGAAAGAAACACAAAATCGCCCGCAGACTGGGAATTAATGAAAATAACGGGAACAGATGTAGCCTTACAGTTAGGTGAATCCATCACCCAGCTTGATCAGTTTAAAAAGAATAAAACATATGGTATCCGATTTAGCTTTTATATGAATGAAGGCGTTTATCTAAAATCTGATGGTTCCGTTAGTGCCGAAAAATTGTGTTGGAGTGAAAAAACTAAAGCACTCGGCCCTTGTTTAAAGCCATACAATACAGCTGATGATCAAAAAAATAAATTAGTACTCGTCAGCGGCGCCCTCGATAAAAATGAACAAGCGCCAGGACTATGCTGGAGTAAAAACGAGAACAAAATTGTTAGCTGCCTTGGTATGAAGAAAGAGAGTTCACTGGATGATCCTAGCTTATATTTAACTGAATTTTCCGAAGATGGAACTGAGAAAGCAGGAACATTAATAGCAAAAGTGATCACCGAAAATCAGTATTTAAATAAATCAAAACAAACAGGGAAATATGAGTATGTGGATGAATATCGTACACCTGTAGAAGTTGTTTATTTAGATTTTACGGGTCAACGCCCCCCCGTTGAAACAAGTTATGAGGCTGACCCATTTGGAGATGAGGACAATATTGTTTTTAAACAACAAGAATGCCCTATTCACCCGAAAGACAAAAGTAAAAAGTTATATCCAAGACTAGCAGCATCAATCTCTTCGATTGTCGCAATTCAAGACAGTAGTGGAAAGTTTGAAGGCGTAGATTTAAGTACACCATCTCAATCAAGAAAAAACACAAGATTAGAGAATCAAGGTGTAATGGGTAATATCATTATCCAAGTCAATAAAAATAATGAAAATTGGGTTATCTCTGCATCAACATCAGCGAGTAATGGTAAAGACATTAATAATTACATCAGCCCAAAGTCATTATCCATTATTGCAATGATGTGGTGTAGCTCTATGCCTCAAGATGATTAA